The sequence ACAATAATAGTTGCAATATTGCCAAGAATAGAATAAGTATCTTTATTTTTTAAAATTCTATAAACATATTTTATAAAATACAACAACCATACTTTCATAGCCTTATTACTCCAAAATAAGAAAACAAATCAAACATCTTATTGTAAAAAGTTCTTTACTGACACCCTTCGCATTCGATCGAGCGGTCAGCCACGTCGTTTAGTTTTTCGCTGTCTGGTGACTCTGAGCGTAGATAGTAGGTTGATTTTAGTCCGAGCTCCCATGCAAGCGTGTAAATTTCACTTAGATATCCGCCGCTTGCTTTGTCTAAGCTCATGAAAATATTTAGACTTTGACCTTGATCGATCCATTTTTGGCGGATAGCGCCTGCTTTTATAAGAATTCTTTGATCAAGCTCGTAAGCTGGCGTGTAAAACTGCCAAGTATCAGGGCTTAAATTTGGCACGACATTTGGGATCATGCCACTTAGGTTGTGCTCAAACCACTTGCGTTTATAGACCGGCTCGATGGTCTGAGTAGTGCCAACGAGGATCGAGATCGAGCTAGTTGGAGCGATCGCCATTAGGTAGCCGTTTCTCATGCCGTCACGCTTAACTTTTTCTCTTAGCTTATCCCAGTCGCAGACATTTTCGTCAAATAGCCCACCTTTGTCGTTTAAAAGCGCTTTTGCGTTCTCGTTTGCGGTGTCTATCGGCATGATGCCTTTACTCCATTTTGAGCCCTCAAATTTTGGATAGACACCCTTTTCTACGGCTAAATTTGAGCTAGCGTAGATCGCGTTGTAGCTTATGTTTTCCATTATGCTATCAATCAGCGCCAAGTGCTCGTAGCTGCCCCATTTTACGTTTTTCTCGGCTAGCATTTGCGCCTCACCCATGACGCCAAGGCCGATCGAGCGAGAAGCTAAGTTTGTGTGTTTTACCTTTTTGTGTGGGTAGAAATTTAGATCTATCACGTTATCAAGCATCCTGATAGCTATCGGCACGACACGCTCGATGTCCTCTTTACTGTTTATCTTACTCAAATTTATACTTGCAAGGTTGCAAACTGCCGTTTTGCCCTCGATGCTCTCTTTTTCTACGATAAAAATTTGCTTGCCTTTTAGGCTATCAAGCGCGCTAAGCTTTTTGGCTTTTTTAGTTATGCCGCTATCGACAGTGACGTCTTCTTCTTCGTCAAATAGCTCCTCGCTACCGTCTTCATAAGTGATCTTGATCTTATAGTAGTTTGGTGCTGTGTTTTGGAAAATTTCAGTGCATAAATTTGAGCTTCTTATGATACCTTCATGGTCGTTTGGATTTGTTTTGTTAGCATTGTCTTTAAAGCACAAAAATGGCATGCCAGTTTCAAAATAGCTAGTTAAAATTTTCTTCCAAAGCTCTTTTGCAAGGATGGTGTTTTTCTGGATATTTTCGTCGTTTTCATACTCTAAATATCTCTTCTCAAATTCCTCGCCATAAAGGTCGCAAAGGTCGCTTACTTGAGCTGGGTCAAAGAGGCTCCATCGGCCATTTTCTTTAACACGCTTCATAAATAGATCGTTTATCCAAAGCGCAGGGAAAAGCTCATGTGCACGGCGTCTCTCTTCGCCTGAATTTTTACGAAGATCAAGAAAATCACTCACGTCCATGTGCCAAGGCTCGATATAAACAGCGATCGCACCCTTTCTAGTGCCTAGCTGATCGACCGCTACTGCGATGTCGTTTGTCACTTTTAAAAATGGGATGATACCGCCAGCTGCGTTTTTGTGTCCGTCGATACTGCCGCCCATCGCACGCACCTTGCTCCAGTCCCAGCCGATACCGCCGCCAAATTTTGAAAGTAGCGCCATCTCTTTGTAGCTATCAAAAATTCCCTCGATATTATCAGGCGTACTGCCTACGTAACAGCTGCTTAGCTGGTGACGCGTCGTACGGGCATTTGAGAGCGTCGGAGTGGCTAGCATCACTTCAAATTTAGAGATAAGGTCGTAAAATTTCTTAGCCCAGCCTTGACTGTCTAGCTCGTTTTGCGCTAGAAACATCGCGATCGCCATAAACATATGCTGTGGCAGCTCGATTGGCATGCCATTTTTGTCTTTGATGAGATAGCGGTCATAAAGCGTTTTGATACCAAGGTATGCAAACTGAAGGTCGCGCTCAGGCCTAATGTAAGCGTTTAGATCCTCAAGATCGTACTTCTCTTTTAGTCCAGGGATGATGCGGCCTACCTTTTCGCCTTTTACTAGATAGTCTTTTAGGTGATTGTAGCCGTTGAAGCCAGATACTTTGTGATAAAGGTCGTATAAAAATAGTCTCGCAGCGACAAATGTCCAGTTTGGGCGGTCGATATCGATCTTATCAACTGCTGTTTTTATAAGAGTCTGCTGAATTTCCTCAGTCGTGATCATGTCCCTAAACTGGATTTTCGCATCTACCTCAAGCTCGCTAAGGCTTACATTGCTCAGTCCAAGAACTGCTTCATTTGTATATTTTTTGATCTTACTTATATCAAGCTCTTCTGTTCTGCCATTACGTTTTATAACTTTCAAAAATATCTCTCCATGCTAAATTTTAATTTGGGATTTTATCCAAAAGGAGATAAAAACTCTCTTTGTTAAAAAGTGCTTTTAAATATAAAATTTAACTCAAGAAATAATATTTTATTTTTAAAAAATTAAAAAATTTGATCTTATTTTAAAATGATTGTAAAAATTTTTGAAGCGATGTCTTGAAGCAAGAAGCATAAATTTGCTTCTTGCATTTAAATTACTTACCAAAAACTCTGGCAAAAATTCTATCTACATTTTTAGTGTAGTAGTTGTAGTCAAAGCACTCTTTGATCTCATCTTTGCTAAGGCTCTTGGTTAGATCCTCGTCGTTTAGTAAATTTTGTAAAAATAGGCTGTGACCTTGCTCGTCGATCGCTTTTTTACCCTCTTGCAAGTCTGCCCAGACCTTCATAGCATTGCGCTGAACGATCTTGTAGGCGTCCTCTCTAGAAATTCCACGTTGCGGTAGCTGCAAAAGTACGCGCTGTGAAAAGACTAGTCCGCCTGTTAAATTTAAATTTTTCATCATATTTTCTGGATAGACGACTAAATTTGCTATCAAATTTTTGATGCGAACCAGCATAAAATCAGCCGTGATAAACATATCTGGCAGGATAAATCTCTCAACCGAGCTGTGGCTGATGTCACGCTCGTGCCAAAGGGCGACGTTTTCAAGTGCAGGCGTGACGTATGAGCGAAGTACTCTGCAAAGACCAGTGATGTTTTCGCTAAGGACTGGATTGCGTTTGTGTGGCATCGCACTTGAGCCCTTTTGTCCTGGGCTAAAATACTCCTCTGCCTCATAAACCTCAGTCCTTTGGTAGTGCCTAATGGCAACTGCGATCTTCTCACAAGTAGAGGCTAGAACTGCGATGGCGCTTACCACATGGGCGTAGCGGTCGCGCTGGATCACTTGGTTTGATGCTGGGGCAGCTTTAAGACCTAGCTCCTCGCATGTTAGCTCTTCAAATTCCATCGGAGCGTGGGCTAAATTTCCCATAGCACCTGAGAGCTTACCGTAGCTGATTGTATCTTTTGCATCTTTGATGAGCTTTAGCGCCCTTGCAATCTCGTCGTACCAGATAGCAAGCACAAGGCCAAAAGTTATCGGCTCGCCGTGGATGCCGTGACTTCTACCGACCATAAGCGTGTGCTTGTGCTCGATCGCTCTGTTTTTGACCGCCTGCATAAATTCCTCTACGTCGCTGATGATGAGCTCTAGGCTCTCTTTCATCTGAAGTGCGACGGCTGTGTCAATGCAGTCGCTTGAGGTCATGCCATAATGCACGAATCTACTCTCATCGCCAAGGCTCTCGCTGACGCTTGTTAAAAATGCGATCACGTCGTGTTTTGTTGTCTTTTCTATCTCGTCGATGCGAGCCACTTCAAAATTAGCGTTTTTGCAAATTTTCTCGCAGTCGCTGTCGCTTATGAAGCCAAGCTTATTCCAAGCTTTAACGGCAGCTTTTTCTACCTTGAGCCAAGCGTCATACTTTGCTTGTATACTCCACTTTTCAGCCATCTCTTTACGCGAGTATCTTTCGACCATTGTTGAACCTTTTTGTATTAGTTTTTCTTATCATAAAAGTAAATTTTAGCCTTGAAAGCTAAAAATCACATAGTATAATTTTATAAAATTTAAGTCGCAACACATTAAATTTACTCTATTATAGCAGTTAAATCTTTAAACTGCGAGGTATAGACATGAGTGAAATTTCTTTCTATTTTGAGGAAGGTGATTTCGTGTTAAAAGCCAGTAGAGTTGTTAAAGCCGAAAAGAGCGGCACGCTTGTCTTTCGAAACAAAATGAACTCTGTGTTATTCCCGGTTAATTTCACGGCTAGGGATTATGATATTTTCTTTACGATCTGCTGGTATGCAAAGCAGATGGGCTATGTTGAAAATGCCAAATTTATTGAAATGCCTTACTCTGAAATTTGTAGATTTATGCCGTCCGGCCTGAATAAAACCAGATTTAACGATGAAGTAAAGAATTTTAGAGCCAAAGTTCTAGGGCAAGACGGCGCTGCCATCTATAGGAGTGTCGAAATTACCGAAGATGATGAAATAACTACCGTAGGCGTATTTTTTACGGATATTCGGATTTTTAGAAATAAGCAATCATTAAGTTTTAGATTAAACCCGGTTGCTCTTGAGATTTTATTCAGTACCCTTAAATTTATGAAAATAGATTTAAACGACTTTGTTGCGATTAAGGGCAAATTTGCCAAGACTTTATATCGACTCCTGCATCAATACGAAAACGTAAAAGCCGATAAAGACGGCTTTAAGTGTGTAAATTTTAATAGAGACGACTTTGAAAGATTTATGAGTGCACCGGCTAAATATAACGCTTCCGATTTGGATCGCTTTGTAATTAATCCGTCTATAAACGAATTAAATGAAAGCTATTTCAAAAAACTTCTTTTTGAGAAAAGAATAGCTGACGGCAATAAAAAAGCGGTGGTCGGCTACTCGTTCAAATTTATTTTGAATGAAAAATCAGAAAGAATAGGGGCTTAAAACTGCGCCTCTTGTCGCTTTAGGCGCATAACCCTATTGCTTTGATCCTTATCGTCGCTTACAGGGCTTCTAGGGACTTAAAATTATTTTAAAACAATGCATTCCCGGTACAAATAAATTGCCGGGTTCTGCGCTATCCTCTTATTCTCATAGCGATGTATTCGTCCGTATCTAGGTCGTAGTTGTTCGCTTCGGCTTTAAACTGCATCAGTTCGTCAAAGGTAAAAATATCCTTTAGCTCGTATGTGGCTAAAATTTTAACGTCTGAATACGTCAGGATGCTTACTTCTAGACTCTCTGCGATCTGCCTTATTTTCTCTTTCTTGGAATCACTTACGAATACGATATAATTTTTTATATGCTGCACGTCCTTTGGATCGTTTGGCTGCGGCACCTCGATAAGCCCCATTTTAAACCGCACAAACTCGCTCATGCTGGTGTTGAACCATTTGGCCTGATCATAAATTGTTATCAGCACATCGTCTTTTATATGCGGTATCGGCGTCGTTAGGGCAAGCTCTATAAATTTGGCCAGCGTATACGTCGGATATTTTTTTCGTATTTTTACGGCCAGTTCCTTTGAGAATTTCGTCCCTATCGCCACTTTGCTCTTTTTTGCCGGCGCTTCTTTTTGTGTGTCCGCCCCAGCTATAAATTCCTCTAGCTTGTCCGTAGAGTTGCTTGCTCTTTTAAAGTCCATTTTCTTCCCTTTTATTTTTTAAAATTCTAATCTCTTAATCTTAATAAAAAATAAAATATTAA is a genomic window of Campylobacter concisus ATCC 51562 containing:
- a CDS encoding ribonucleoside-diphosphate reductase subunit alpha encodes the protein MKVIKRNGRTEELDISKIKKYTNEAVLGLSNVSLSELEVDAKIQFRDMITTEEIQQTLIKTAVDKIDIDRPNWTFVAARLFLYDLYHKVSGFNGYNHLKDYLVKGEKVGRIIPGLKEKYDLEDLNAYIRPERDLQFAYLGIKTLYDRYLIKDKNGMPIELPQHMFMAIAMFLAQNELDSQGWAKKFYDLISKFEVMLATPTLSNARTTRHQLSSCYVGSTPDNIEGIFDSYKEMALLSKFGGGIGWDWSKVRAMGGSIDGHKNAAGGIIPFLKVTNDIAVAVDQLGTRKGAIAVYIEPWHMDVSDFLDLRKNSGEERRRAHELFPALWINDLFMKRVKENGRWSLFDPAQVSDLCDLYGEEFEKRYLEYENDENIQKNTILAKELWKKILTSYFETGMPFLCFKDNANKTNPNDHEGIIRSSNLCTEIFQNTAPNYYKIKITYEDGSEELFDEEEDVTVDSGITKKAKKLSALDSLKGKQIFIVEKESIEGKTAVCNLASINLSKINSKEDIERVVPIAIRMLDNVIDLNFYPHKKVKHTNLASRSIGLGVMGEAQMLAEKNVKWGSYEHLALIDSIMENISYNAIYASSNLAVEKGVYPKFEGSKWSKGIMPIDTANENAKALLNDKGGLFDENVCDWDKLREKVKRDGMRNGYLMAIAPTSSISILVGTTQTIEPVYKRKWFEHNLSGMIPNVVPNLSPDTWQFYTPAYELDQRILIKAGAIRQKWIDQGQSLNIFMSLDKASGGYLSEIYTLAWELGLKSTYYLRSESPDSEKLNDVADRSIECEGCQ
- the purB gene encoding adenylosuccinate lyase; amino-acid sequence: MVERYSRKEMAEKWSIQAKYDAWLKVEKAAVKAWNKLGFISDSDCEKICKNANFEVARIDEIEKTTKHDVIAFLTSVSESLGDESRFVHYGMTSSDCIDTAVALQMKESLELIISDVEEFMQAVKNRAIEHKHTLMVGRSHGIHGEPITFGLVLAIWYDEIARALKLIKDAKDTISYGKLSGAMGNLAHAPMEFEELTCEELGLKAAPASNQVIQRDRYAHVVSAIAVLASTCEKIAVAIRHYQRTEVYEAEEYFSPGQKGSSAMPHKRNPVLSENITGLCRVLRSYVTPALENVALWHERDISHSSVERFILPDMFITADFMLVRIKNLIANLVVYPENMMKNLNLTGGLVFSQRVLLQLPQRGISREDAYKIVQRNAMKVWADLQEGKKAIDEQGHSLFLQNLLNDEDLTKSLSKDEIKECFDYNYYTKNVDRIFARVFGK
- a CDS encoding replication initiation protein, translated to MSEISFYFEEGDFVLKASRVVKAEKSGTLVFRNKMNSVLFPVNFTARDYDIFFTICWYAKQMGYVENAKFIEMPYSEICRFMPSGLNKTRFNDEVKNFRAKVLGQDGAAIYRSVEITEDDEITTVGVFFTDIRIFRNKQSLSFRLNPVALEILFSTLKFMKIDLNDFVAIKGKFAKTLYRLLHQYENVKADKDGFKCVNFNRDDFERFMSAPAKYNASDLDRFVINPSINELNESYFKKLLFEKRIADGNKKAVVGYSFKFILNEKSERIGA